The Amylolactobacillus amylophilus DSM 20533 = JCM 1125 genome contains a region encoding:
- a CDS encoding initiation control protein YabA: MTDPYTQLDQVLNNLHTMITTVEGLQNDLLEALRENTELKIENKLLREKFNNIPEKHQEKTQDGMSGLKEIYQSGYHICNMYYGSHRVENEDCIFCLDIFDHQRGAGKKNNANSK; this comes from the coding sequence TTGACAGATCCATACACACAACTTGATCAGGTATTAAATAATTTACACACGATGATTACGACAGTCGAAGGCCTACAAAACGACCTGCTAGAGGCCCTGCGAGAGAATACTGAGTTAAAGATCGAGAATAAGCTCTTACGGGAGAAGTTCAACAATATTCCGGAGAAACACCAAGAGAAGACTCAGGATGGGATGTCCGGACTGAAAGAGATTTACCAGTCTGGCTACCATATTTGTAATATGTATTACGGCTCTCATAGAGTGGAGAACGAAGACTGTATTTTTTGCCTAGATATTTTCGATCATCAGCGTGGTGCGGGAAAGAAGAATAATGCAAATTCAAAGTAG
- a CDS encoding DNA polymerase III subunit — protein sequence MINEGSFTNIPAKFKQEFLQAYKEDAVSHAYLFLGSDEKTTTAAAIWLSCLFLCEHPDEDLRPDGTCANCRRVSELNHPDVFLVTETEKQSIGIDTVRPLKIELAKSPTEGDRRFFIISDAQKLTMSAANALLNVLEEPVAPVLTILTTTNVNQILPTIKSRVQIVNVTDEFKNEAEQDKLQDDQAELAPLAERFYTELMENNPLAILTAKTLADSAKQKELQQFILDYLLQQADREMLTLTNIKQNQELLSELLHVNKMIAANVSFSSCLQYLILNIEF from the coding sequence ATGATAAATGAAGGTAGTTTTACCAACATTCCTGCTAAGTTTAAGCAGGAATTTTTACAAGCATATAAAGAAGATGCTGTGAGTCACGCCTACCTTTTCTTGGGGAGTGACGAAAAGACAACAACTGCAGCAGCTATTTGGCTGAGTTGTTTATTTCTGTGTGAGCACCCAGACGAAGATTTGCGACCGGACGGTACTTGCGCCAATTGCCGGCGGGTGAGTGAACTGAACCATCCAGACGTCTTTTTGGTGACCGAAACTGAGAAGCAGAGTATCGGGATCGACACTGTGCGGCCATTAAAGATTGAACTTGCGAAAAGTCCCACGGAGGGCGATCGCCGCTTCTTTATCATCTCTGATGCACAAAAATTAACGATGTCGGCAGCAAATGCACTACTAAATGTGCTGGAGGAACCTGTAGCACCCGTGCTGACAATCTTAACCACCACGAATGTTAATCAGATTCTGCCCACGATTAAGTCACGGGTTCAAATAGTTAACGTGACGGATGAATTCAAGAACGAGGCAGAACAAGATAAGCTGCAGGATGATCAAGCTGAGTTGGCGCCTTTAGCTGAGCGTTTTTATACTGAATTAATGGAGAATAATCCATTGGCGATTCTGACGGCCAAAACCCTTGCAGATTCAGCTAAGCAAAAGGAGTTGCAGCAATTTATACTCGATTATCTGCTGCAACAAGCCGATAGAGAAATGCTGACGCTCACGAACATCAAGCAAAATCAAGAGTTGTTGAGTGAGCTACTTCATGTGAACAAGATGATTGCTGCTAATGTGAGCTTTAGTAGTTGTCTGCAGTATCTAATTTTGAACATAGAATTCTAA
- a CDS encoding cyclic-di-AMP receptor, whose protein sequence is MKLILAIVQDKDSNLLSSEFIENDIRATKLSTTGGFLKAGNTTFIIGIEDKRVYEVLDIIKKISHARQQFMTPPVNMDMGGDATMSYPIEVQVGGATVFVLPVDQFEQY, encoded by the coding sequence ATGAAATTAATTCTCGCAATCGTACAGGACAAAGACAGCAACCTATTGAGCAGTGAGTTTATCGAAAACGATATTCGGGCAACTAAACTATCGACCACTGGTGGTTTCTTAAAGGCCGGGAATACCACTTTTATCATCGGTATTGAGGATAAGCGGGTCTATGAAGTGCTGGACATCATCAAAAAAATCTCGCATGCAAGACAGCAGTTTATGACACCGCCAGTTAATATGGACATGGGTGGCGACGCCACAATGTCTTACCCAATTGAGGTTCAGGTTGGCGGTGCAACGGTGTTTGTCTTGCCAGTTGACCAATTCGAACAGTATTAA
- the tmk gene encoding dTMP kinase: MTGTFISFEGPDGSGKTSTLNGVLAQLAGNTITKPVVTREPGGSQIAEKIRQIILDPNNKEMDVKTEALLFAAARRQHVVEVIKPALERGEILISDRFVDSSLAYQGGGRQIGIAPVAMINSFATDNLQPDLTIYLDVDSQIGLQRISNSRSGTEDRLEQEQVEFHERVTTAYHELIKANPTRIIAVNANQELAKVISDSVKIIRERIPQIFREGEHK; encoded by the coding sequence ATGACAGGGACATTTATTTCTTTCGAAGGGCCCGATGGTTCGGGCAAAACTAGCACGCTGAATGGTGTACTAGCACAACTTGCAGGCAACACGATTACTAAGCCAGTAGTTACCCGGGAGCCCGGAGGATCCCAGATTGCCGAAAAAATTCGCCAAATTATATTAGATCCAAACAATAAAGAAATGGATGTTAAGACTGAGGCGCTGCTCTTTGCGGCGGCCAGAAGACAACATGTGGTTGAGGTGATTAAACCGGCGCTAGAACGCGGTGAGATATTGATTTCTGATCGTTTTGTGGACAGTTCGCTGGCCTATCAGGGTGGCGGGCGCCAGATTGGGATTGCGCCAGTGGCGATGATTAATAGCTTTGCAACTGACAATCTGCAGCCCGATCTGACTATCTACCTCGATGTGGATTCGCAGATTGGCTTACAACGCATCTCAAACAGTCGCTCTGGGACGGAAGATCGCTTGGAACAAGAACAGGTAGAGTTTCATGAACGCGTGACTACTGCTTATCATGAGCTAATCAAAGCTAACCCCACCAGAATAATTGCGGTGAATGCTAATCAGGAGTTAGCAAAAGTAATCAGCGATAGTGTTAAAATAATAAGAGAGAGAATACCACAAATTTTTCGTGAAGGAGAACACAAATGA
- a CDS encoding YaaL family protein produces MGKHNLREQADSQLMTSIANLQQQLALTKTLSETSLDDSPENIVALKILKAKYNFLFKEARLRQTSSKGLNNVISH; encoded by the coding sequence ATGGGCAAGCATAATTTAAGGGAACAGGCTGACAGTCAGTTAATGACTTCAATTGCCAATCTGCAACAACAGCTTGCATTGACGAAGACGTTGTCAGAAACCAGTCTAGATGATTCGCCCGAGAATATCGTGGCTCTTAAGATATTGAAAGCTAAATATAATTTCCTGTTTAAAGAAGCCCGATTGCGCCAGACTAGTTCGAAGGGATTGAACAATGTTATTTCACATTAA
- the recR gene encoding recombination mediator RecR, with protein MQYPLPIAKVIESYMKLPGIGEKTATRLAFYTLGMPESAVQDFAKSLADLQQKLRFCSICGNITETDPCAICRDASRNQNQILVVEQPKDIMAFEEMGEYNGLYHVLNGVLSPMDGVSVEDINIKSLITRLQESDVNEVIIALNSTPEGEATTMYISRLIKPAGIKVTRLASGLAVGSDIEYADSLTLKRAVTGRTEL; from the coding sequence ATGCAATATCCATTACCAATTGCCAAGGTAATTGAAAGTTATATGAAGCTACCTGGTATCGGAGAAAAGACGGCAACTAGACTTGCCTTTTATACTTTAGGCATGCCCGAGAGTGCAGTCCAGGATTTCGCCAAGAGTTTGGCTGATTTGCAGCAAAAACTGCGCTTTTGTTCAATCTGCGGCAACATCACTGAGACTGATCCATGTGCCATCTGTCGGGATGCAAGTCGTAACCAAAATCAGATTCTGGTAGTTGAACAACCAAAAGACATCATGGCCTTTGAAGAGATGGGCGAATACAATGGCCTCTATCACGTGCTGAACGGTGTTCTGTCACCGATGGACGGTGTCTCAGTTGAAGACATCAACATCAAATCACTGATTACGCGACTACAAGAGAGCGACGTCAATGAGGTGATCATCGCACTGAATTCTACACCAGAGGGTGAGGCAACAACCATGTATATCAGTCGACTGATTAAACCTGCTGGAATCAAGGTAACGCGACTAGCTAGTGGTCTAGCAGTCGGCTCTGATATTGAATATGCTGATTCCCTCACGCTAAAACGAGCAGTAACGGGAAGGACTGAATTGTAA
- a CDS encoding YbaB/EbfC family nucleoid-associated protein, producing MRGGMPNMQKLMKQAQQMQKEMEQTKKEINETEFIGHAANDLVVATFMGDSTLKKIALKPEVIDPDDPDMLQDLIVDAVNHGLSQINETTTQKMGKYSKGLM from the coding sequence ATGCGTGGTGGAATGCCTAATATGCAGAAATTGATGAAACAAGCACAACAGATGCAAAAAGAAATGGAACAAACTAAGAAGGAAATCAACGAGACTGAATTTATCGGTCATGCGGCAAACGACTTAGTTGTTGCGACTTTCATGGGAGATAGTACCCTAAAGAAGATTGCGCTTAAGCCTGAAGTAATCGATCCAGATGATCCGGACATGCTCCAAGATTTGATTGTGGACGCGGTCAATCATGGGCTTAGCCAAATTAACGAAACAACGACCCAAAAGATGGGGAAATACTCTAAAGGATTAATGTAA
- the dnaX gene encoding DNA polymerase III subunit gamma/tau — protein MAYQALYRKWRPRTFADVIGQESITSTLRNSIRINKISHAFLFAGPRGTGKTSCAKILAKTVNCLNIKDGEPCNECANCLAADENRMSDLIEIDAASNNGVDEIRDIRDKVKYAPTEGKYKVYIIDEVHMLSMGAFNALLKTLEEPPEHVIFILATTELQKVPATIISRTQKYTFKRIALDAIIARLKQILVAEEISYEDKALQVIAQVADGGMRDALSILDQIISFEKDGVTYADALEITGFANQEKIEELFLLLTQQETGAALALNKELLAAGINPQNILNELVELATQVLISQKTKTKSSAFLTNELSETVESLDNRAILYLIDTANEALNDLRFTTQQNVPLDIFCVKVTSFHPAGDEQQSGRQTDTSEEMQELQKQVQHLSQQLGALQKTGVVPRMKSATTTGASVKSTVASTNLKTKYRASVYHVLKHATKDDLSRVKDVWPDLISKLEVSQRAMMKVSKPVAAGPDACVVAFDYQLWFERATSDSELMKQLNDGLTSLTHANTEIVLVPKNEWPILRADYLKTHKAELTNRQEVDETETAAQADEADNSQSKDVVKNDIIEQARQLFGDDMIDVKD, from the coding sequence ATGGCATATCAGGCTCTCTATCGAAAGTGGCGTCCCAGAACGTTTGCGGATGTAATTGGTCAGGAATCAATTACAAGCACGCTTAGAAACTCAATTCGTATCAATAAAATCAGTCACGCATTCCTATTTGCCGGTCCGCGCGGGACTGGTAAAACTAGCTGTGCAAAGATCCTCGCTAAAACAGTTAATTGTTTGAATATTAAAGACGGTGAACCTTGTAATGAATGTGCCAACTGTCTGGCAGCTGATGAGAATCGGATGAGTGATTTGATTGAGATTGATGCTGCTTCGAATAACGGTGTCGATGAGATAAGAGACATCCGGGATAAGGTGAAGTATGCTCCGACCGAGGGCAAGTACAAAGTCTATATCATTGATGAGGTACATATGCTTTCGATGGGCGCATTCAACGCACTTTTAAAGACGTTAGAAGAGCCCCCTGAGCATGTCATCTTCATTCTGGCAACGACCGAATTGCAGAAGGTGCCGGCGACTATTATCTCACGGACACAGAAGTACACTTTCAAAAGAATTGCACTTGATGCGATTATTGCGCGTCTTAAGCAGATCCTAGTTGCCGAAGAAATTAGTTATGAAGATAAAGCTTTACAAGTCATTGCACAGGTTGCAGACGGTGGAATGCGCGATGCGTTAAGTATTCTTGACCAGATTATTTCGTTTGAGAAGGATGGCGTCACATACGCCGATGCGCTAGAAATTACCGGTTTTGCAAACCAAGAAAAAATCGAAGAATTATTTCTCTTGCTTACACAACAAGAGACCGGCGCGGCACTAGCCCTGAATAAGGAATTACTAGCAGCGGGTATCAACCCGCAAAATATTTTAAATGAACTCGTAGAACTTGCTACCCAGGTATTAATTAGTCAAAAGACCAAGACAAAAAGTTCAGCGTTCTTAACTAATGAATTAAGTGAGACTGTAGAGAGTCTGGATAATCGCGCGATTCTTTATCTCATCGATACTGCTAACGAAGCGCTCAACGATTTGAGATTTACCACACAACAAAACGTGCCACTAGATATTTTCTGTGTGAAGGTGACTAGTTTCCACCCTGCTGGTGACGAGCAGCAAAGTGGTCGACAAACAGATACTAGCGAGGAAATGCAGGAGTTACAAAAGCAGGTCCAACACCTTAGTCAACAATTGGGTGCACTGCAAAAGACCGGGGTCGTTCCGAGAATGAAATCTGCCACTACTACTGGTGCTTCCGTCAAATCAACCGTAGCAAGTACCAACTTGAAGACAAAGTACCGTGCGAGTGTATACCATGTGCTGAAACACGCCACTAAAGATGACCTCAGTCGAGTGAAGGATGTTTGGCCAGATTTAATCAGTAAGCTGGAAGTTTCGCAAAGAGCGATGATGAAGGTTTCAAAGCCCGTTGCGGCTGGCCCTGATGCCTGTGTTGTGGCATTTGACTACCAACTTTGGTTTGAACGTGCAACTAGTGATAGTGAGCTAATGAAGCAATTGAATGATGGCTTAACAAGTTTAACGCATGCCAATACCGAGATTGTCCTCGTGCCGAAGAATGAATGGCCGATTTTGCGTGCTGACTATCTGAAGACTCATAAGGCAGAATTAACTAACCGCCAAGAGGTGGACGAAACTGAGACTGCTGCGCAGGCAGATGAGGCCGATAATAGCCAGTCAAAAGATGTAGTAAAGAATGATATAATTGAACAGGCGCGTCAGCTTTTTGGCGACGACATGATTGATGTTAAAGATTAA
- a CDS encoding nucleoside deaminase, with protein sequence MFTKSAKENYMKLAFEQAELAQKQDEVPIGAVVVDSNGAVIGHGYNRRELDQNALKHAEMLAISEACQNLSTWRLEHCSIFVTLEPCPMCSGAIINSRIENVFYAAHDRKAGAAGSVVDLFKVPQFNHHPVVYPGLYEQKSAMLLQNFFRAIRARKKQK encoded by the coding sequence ATTTTTACAAAGAGTGCTAAAGAAAATTACATGAAGTTGGCCTTCGAACAGGCGGAATTGGCGCAAAAACAGGATGAGGTCCCTATTGGCGCCGTGGTAGTTGATTCTAATGGCGCAGTTATTGGGCACGGCTATAACAGGCGGGAGTTGGACCAAAATGCACTTAAACATGCGGAGATGCTGGCAATATCCGAGGCATGTCAGAACCTTTCGACGTGGCGGTTAGAGCACTGCTCCATCTTTGTGACACTCGAACCTTGCCCCATGTGTTCGGGTGCGATTATCAATAGTCGCATCGAGAATGTGTTCTACGCAGCACACGACCGTAAGGCTGGTGCAGCCGGTAGCGTGGTCGACTTATTCAAAGTGCCACAGTTCAATCACCATCCCGTGGTTTATCCGGGTCTGTACGAGCAGAAATCTGCAATGCTACTCCAGAACTTTTTCCGCGCGATTCGTGCACGAAAAAAACAAAAGTAG
- a CDS encoding class I SAM-dependent methyltransferase: MAEQYFAQEPHAEHDIHEIEFNLADLNLHLKTDAGVFSKSRIDYGSVALMKQVMELDLVPGKILDLGTGYGPMGLMLAKKYPERALDLVDVNERALELARTNAEFNAITNVNIFTSDIYETVTERYALIVTNPPIRAGKKVVNQIHEQALDHLLSGGQIVTVLQKKQGAPSARKLLTATFGNCDILARDKGYYILRSVKQ; this comes from the coding sequence ATGGCTGAACAATATTTTGCACAGGAACCACATGCTGAACATGACATCCATGAGATAGAATTTAACCTGGCCGACTTGAACCTCCACCTCAAAACTGACGCCGGTGTTTTCTCCAAAAGCCGGATTGACTACGGGAGCGTTGCGCTGATGAAGCAGGTGATGGAACTAGATCTTGTTCCTGGTAAGATTCTGGATCTCGGAACAGGCTATGGGCCAATGGGCTTAATGCTCGCAAAGAAGTATCCTGAAAGAGCGCTCGATTTGGTTGATGTCAATGAGCGTGCGCTTGAGCTGGCACGCACCAATGCGGAATTCAATGCAATAACTAACGTTAATATTTTTACATCAGATATTTATGAAACCGTTACTGAACGGTACGCGCTAATTGTGACCAATCCACCAATTCGTGCGGGTAAGAAAGTGGTTAACCAAATTCACGAACAGGCGCTGGATCATTTGTTATCGGGGGGCCAAATCGTAACGGTCCTGCAGAAGAAACAGGGGGCCCCATCTGCAAGGAAGCTGTTAACCGCGACTTTTGGGAACTGCGATATCTTGGCGCGTGACAAGGGCTACTATATTTTGCGGAGTGTTAAACAGTGA
- a CDS encoding endonuclease III domain-containing protein: MKETKITLEELYEKLGAQISPAGWWPAASDWEIIWGAVLIQNTNWRNVDLALAELKQNIGFYLRPSGVRQLSGDELAQVIRSAGFYTRKAQTIVHLSNYFAQYNDDLEAVRQLPRKVIRQELLAINGVGEETADTIMLYAVQKSGFIVDKYSRRLFQSLGVVLPPKYGQAKIYVEQSIKSLTLRGWQNLHALIVLFNQQYKLPQDFNDSFLAGYQLVM, from the coding sequence ATGAAGGAAACTAAAATAACACTAGAGGAGCTCTACGAGAAATTGGGGGCACAGATTTCGCCGGCTGGTTGGTGGCCGGCAGCAAGTGACTGGGAGATTATCTGGGGTGCAGTTTTGATTCAAAATACTAATTGGCGCAACGTTGATTTAGCGTTGGCTGAGCTCAAACAAAATATTGGTTTTTATCTTAGACCAAGTGGCGTCCGCCAACTTTCAGGAGACGAATTGGCCCAAGTAATTAGGTCAGCCGGATTCTACACTAGAAAAGCACAGACCATTGTGCATTTAAGCAATTATTTTGCACAATATAATGACGATCTGGAAGCCGTACGGCAATTACCACGTAAAGTAATCCGGCAGGAATTACTGGCCATCAATGGTGTAGGGGAGGAGACTGCAGACACAATCATGCTCTATGCGGTGCAAAAATCGGGCTTTATTGTGGATAAGTACAGTCGCAGATTATTTCAGTCATTAGGCGTTGTCTTGCCACCAAAGTACGGGCAGGCGAAGATTTACGTCGAACAAAGTATAAAATCACTGACCCTCAGAGGATGGCAAAATTTACATGCTCTGATTGTCTTGTTTAATCAGCAGTATAAGCTACCGCAGGACTTTAATGACAGCTTTTTGGCTGGATATCAACTGGTGATGTGA
- the rplL gene encoding 50S ribosomal protein L7/L12, whose amino-acid sequence MALDTQKIIDQIKEATVLELNDLVKAIEEEFGVTAAAPVAAAGAAAGDAEAEKDSFDIELTEVGQEKVKVIKAVREITGLGLKESKDIVDGAPKVFKEGVTKDEADEIIAKLSEVGATATAK is encoded by the coding sequence ATGGCTTTAGATACACAAAAGATTATTGACCAAATTAAAGAAGCTACTGTACTTGAATTAAACGACCTTGTTAAAGCAATCGAAGAAGAATTCGGCGTTACTGCTGCTGCTCCTGTAGCTGCTGCTGGTGCTGCTGCCGGTGATGCTGAAGCAGAAAAGGATTCATTTGATATTGAATTGACTGAAGTTGGTCAAGAAAAGGTTAAAGTTATCAAGGCTGTTCGTGAGATCACTGGTCTTGGCTTGAAAGAATCAAAGGACATCGTTGACGGTGCACCTAAGGTCTTCAAGGAAGGCGTAACTAAAGACGAAGCTGATGAAATCATCGCTAAGCTTTCTGAGGTTGGCGCTACAGCCACTGCTAAATAA
- the rplJ gene encoding 50S ribosomal protein L10 — protein sequence MSEAVIAKKAELVDGIVEQFNNAKSAVVVDYLGLTVAEVTELRKELRDAGVKMEVIKNTYLRRAADKAGYEGLDDVFVGPTAIAFSDEDVVAPARIMAKYAKKIEALEIKGGMIEGKVASLDQINELATLPDHDGLLSMLLSVLQAPVRNVAYAVKAVADSKEEPAA from the coding sequence ATGAGTGAAGCTGTAATCGCAAAAAAAGCAGAATTAGTTGATGGTATTGTTGAACAATTCAACAATGCTAAGTCAGCCGTTGTTGTTGACTATCTTGGACTAACTGTTGCCGAAGTTACTGAACTACGTAAGGAATTACGTGATGCTGGTGTGAAGATGGAAGTTATCAAGAATACTTACCTACGTCGTGCTGCTGACAAAGCAGGCTACGAAGGTTTGGACGATGTTTTCGTTGGACCAACTGCAATCGCATTTTCTGATGAAGATGTTGTTGCACCAGCTCGTATCATGGCAAAATATGCTAAGAAGATCGAAGCTCTTGAAATCAAGGGTGGTATGATCGAAGGTAAAGTTGCATCGCTTGATCAAATCAACGAACTTGCTACATTACCAGATCACGATGGCTTGCTATCAATGTTACTTTCTGTCTTACAGGCACCTGTACGTAACGTTGCTTACGCTGTCAAAGCTGTTGCTGATTCTAAAGAAGAGCCAGCAGCATAA
- a CDS encoding O-antigen ligase family protein, which translates to MKKVLQRLLICYILIQPFMEIIYFYQGTLANIGPFTIPTLVRLVLVIALLLIFFLVHKFSKPSYHLAIYGFVVLIYLVAHLWLTKNALSSLTDGFTYSVTQEISYVLRVVFPTLILFISADTSLEKSTLERITWWLATAISGTIVVSNLAVFAIASYDKATMISANIFSWFDVVNRPGFMQLASDGFFLFANSISAIMILLLPIALHYYLRQSSWYKLIILIVMALSALMIGTRTAIFGSLAAFIVIPAFYFFADVPAEESLQWHVKVKKVIPLAAIILVLGLIYPFSPSTGRVSANDQVNIATADRSKASSKQLLQLREEMQQQPKQAKRLAQNYLDTHFDVRGTYGNVVSATNPIDKYPELWIDVLTWNAPDQVNFRKIEKANVDLLKQQIVPPVRLLLGISFVRINFFIFNYERDFINQFYTLGLLGIVLFILPFVLLCLYLAGKFCFKKQNWTVENFAYFFSFALFFGAAYLTGNVLDSITAGSLVAFFMGQNYRNYRV; encoded by the coding sequence ATGAAAAAAGTGTTACAGCGGTTGTTAATTTGTTACATCTTAATTCAACCCTTTATGGAAATCATCTACTTTTATCAAGGAACATTGGCCAATATTGGACCTTTTACAATACCGACCTTGGTTCGCTTAGTCTTAGTTATTGCTCTACTACTTATTTTCTTCTTGGTCCATAAATTTAGTAAGCCATCATACCATTTGGCTATTTATGGTTTTGTAGTCCTAATATACCTAGTTGCGCACTTATGGCTCACCAAAAACGCTTTGAGCAGCCTGACAGATGGCTTTACGTACTCAGTAACTCAAGAAATCTCCTACGTACTCCGAGTTGTTTTCCCCACCCTGATCCTGTTCATCAGCGCAGATACTTCATTAGAAAAAAGTACGCTGGAAAGAATCACATGGTGGCTGGCTACTGCAATTTCGGGCACAATTGTAGTTTCTAATTTGGCGGTCTTTGCAATTGCATCATATGATAAGGCAACAATGATTAGTGCCAATATTTTCAGTTGGTTCGATGTGGTCAATCGTCCTGGTTTCATGCAGCTCGCATCTGATGGGTTTTTCCTATTTGCAAACTCAATCTCGGCAATTATGATTCTCTTACTGCCTATTGCACTTCATTATTATTTGCGGCAAAGCAGTTGGTACAAGTTAATAATACTAATTGTGATGGCACTATCAGCATTGATGATCGGCACAAGAACAGCAATTTTCGGTAGTCTGGCAGCATTTATTGTGATACCAGCGTTCTACTTCTTTGCCGATGTACCAGCCGAAGAGAGTTTACAATGGCACGTTAAGGTCAAAAAAGTCATTCCGCTTGCTGCGATTATACTGGTCCTAGGTCTGATTTACCCCTTCTCACCATCAACAGGGCGCGTCAGTGCCAATGATCAGGTAAACATAGCTACTGCTGATCGTTCTAAAGCCAGCTCGAAGCAGTTGTTGCAGTTGCGGGAGGAGATGCAACAGCAGCCTAAACAGGCTAAGAGGTTGGCGCAAAATTATCTCGATACACACTTTGATGTACGTGGTACTTATGGAAACGTGGTTTCTGCTACAAATCCGATTGATAAATATCCGGAACTTTGGATTGATGTATTAACATGGAACGCCCCAGATCAAGTTAATTTTCGTAAGATTGAAAAGGCAAATGTTGATTTGCTGAAACAACAAATAGTTCCGCCTGTGCGCCTGTTACTTGGTATTTCATTTGTAAGAATCAACTTCTTTATCTTCAACTATGAACGGGATTTTATTAACCAATTTTATACTTTAGGTTTGCTCGGAATTGTGCTCTTTATTTTACCGTTTGTACTGCTTTGCCTATATCTTGCAGGTAAATTTTGTTTCAAGAAGCAGAACTGGACTGTTGAGAACTTTGCCTATTTCTTCAGTTTTGCACTGTTCTTTGGCGCTGCATATTTGACAGGTAATGTCTTAGATTCAATTACGGCTGGTTCCTTAGTCGCGTTTTTCATGGGGCAAAACTACCGAAATTACCGTGTGTAA
- the rplA gene encoding 50S ribosomal protein L1 produces MPKHGKKYIEAAKKVDKNKFYTADEAIALAKETSYANFDATVEVAFNLNVDPKQADQQIRGALVLPNGTGKSQKVIVFADGEQAKQAEAAGADEVGSDDLVQRVKDGWLDFDVVVATPQMMAKVGQLGRVLGPKGLMPNPKTGTVTMDVTKAVEEVKAGKVTYRVDKEGLIHAPIGKTSFDNDKLVENFKALKDVVLKARPASTKGQYILSLAVSTTFGPGIKLDPVNA; encoded by the coding sequence ATGCCAAAGCATGGTAAAAAATATATTGAAGCTGCCAAAAAGGTAGATAAGAACAAATTCTACACAGCTGATGAAGCTATTGCATTAGCAAAAGAAACTAGTTATGCAAACTTTGATGCAACTGTTGAAGTTGCATTTAACCTTAATGTTGACCCAAAGCAAGCTGACCAACAAATTCGTGGTGCTCTTGTTTTACCAAACGGTACAGGTAAGTCACAAAAGGTTATTGTGTTTGCTGATGGAGAACAAGCTAAACAAGCTGAAGCCGCTGGTGCTGACGAAGTTGGTTCAGACGACTTAGTACAACGTGTTAAGGACGGTTGGTTAGACTTTGACGTCGTTGTGGCTACACCACAAATGATGGCTAAAGTTGGTCAACTTGGTCGTGTACTCGGACCTAAAGGCCTGATGCCTAACCCAAAGACTGGTACTGTTACGATGGATGTAACTAAGGCTGTTGAGGAAGTTAAGGCTGGTAAAGTTACATACCGTGTCGACAAGGAAGGACTCATCCATGCACCAATTGGTAAGACTTCATTTGACAACGATAAATTAGTTGAAAACTTTAAGGCGCTGAAAGATGTTGTCTTGAAGGCTCGCCCAGCATCAACTAAGGGTCAATACATCCTTAGCCTTGCTGTTTCAACAACATTTGGTCCTGGTATCAAGCTTGATCCAGTTAACGCTTAG
- the rplK gene encoding 50S ribosomal protein L11, with protein MAKKVINVVKLQIPAGAATPAPPVGPALGQAGVNIVGFTKDFNARTADQKGMIIPVVITVYEDRSFDFITKTPPAAILLKKAANVEKGSGEPNTKKVAKVTKAQVKEIAETKMQDLNAADVEAAMRMVEGTARSMGFEVTE; from the coding sequence GTGGCAAAAAAAGTTATAAACGTTGTTAAGTTACAAATCCCTGCAGGAGCAGCAACACCTGCACCCCCAGTAGGACCAGCATTGGGTCAAGCCGGAGTCAACATTGTTGGCTTCACTAAGGACTTTAATGCTAGAACAGCTGACCAAAAGGGTATGATCATTCCTGTAGTGATCACTGTTTATGAAGATCGTTCATTTGATTTCATTACAAAGACCCCACCAGCAGCAATTCTTTTGAAGAAAGCTGCTAACGTGGAAAAGGGTTCAGGCGAACCAAATACCAAGAAGGTTGCTAAGGTAACTAAGGCTCAGGTTAAGGAAATCGCTGAAACCAAGATGCAAGACCTAAACGCTGCTGATGTTGAAGCAGCAATGCGCATGGTTGAAGGTACAGCAAGAAGTATGGGATTTGAAGTTACTGAATAA